In Flavobacterium piscisymbiosum, the sequence GGAACTGTAAATTATGTTTGGAAAAATGCTTTAAACGTTTCGGTGGGAACTACGGCTTCTGTTTCGAATCTTCCGGCAGGAACTTATACTTTGACTGTTACTGATAATTGTTCAACTCAAACTAATACGGTTACAATATCACAACCAAGTGCAGCTTTAGCGCTTGCAGCTTCTTCTAAAACTGATGTTACTTGTTTTGGGTTTAGTACAGGATCTGTAACTGCTGGTACAGTAACCAATAATGTTGGAACGGTTACTTATAATTGGAAAAATGCTTTGAATGTTTCGGTGGGAACTACGGCTTCTGTTTCGAACCTTCCGGCGGGAACTTATACTTTAACTGTTACTGATAATTGTTCGACTCAAACCAATTCAGTTATTATCGGACAACCTACTGCGGCTTTAGCCCTTGCGGCATCTTCAAAAACAGATGTTACTTGTTTTGGGTTTAGCACTGGATCTGTAACTGCGGGTGCGGTAACCAATAATGTTGGAACTGTTACTTATAATTGGAAAAACGCTTCAAACGTTTCGGTGGGAACTACGGCTTCTGTTTCGAATCTTCCGGCGGGAACTTATACTTTGACTGTTACTGATAATTGTTCAACTCAAACTAATTCAGTTATTATCGGACAACCAAGTGCGGCTTTAAGCGCTACAACAAGTCAAATTAATGTTGGTTGTGGTGGCGGTAATAACGGATCTGCTTCTGTGACTGTTTCCGGTGGAACTTTAGGATATACTTATTCTTGGGATACAACTCCTGTTCAAACCTCTGCAACTGCAACTGGGCTTGTTGCGGGAACTTATACAGTGACTATTAAAGATGCTAATCTTTGTACCATCTCTAAATCAGTAACTATTACTGATGGCGATGCTGTTAAACCAATTATAGATCCGTTGCCTTTGGCTTCCACAATTAATTGTCCTGCTTTACCGGTTTTTGCAACTGCAACTGCCACGGATAATAATGGTACTATTTCTTCATTAACTTATGATGATGTGGTTACTCAGGGTACTTGTGAGGGTTCATATATCACTACAAGAACATGGACTGCAGTAGATGCTTGCGGAAATATTTCTCTTCCTGTTAGTCAAGTTATTAATGTGCAGGACATTACTGCTCCAACATGGTCAACTGTTGTTTCTTCTTTAAATAAAACTATTGAATGCAGTGACGCAGCTGCTTTGACTTCCGCGCAAGCGTTATTCCCAATAGCTTCGGATTTATGTGATAGCGATGTTTCGGATATTGTAAAAGTAAGCGGTGCGTTTGTAGCTTCGGCGGATTGTTCGAATGCTGGAAGTTATACCAATACCTGGACAGTAAAAGACGATTGCGGAAATACTTCTGACTCTTTCACGCAAGTGATCACAATTCAGGATACTTCGGCTCCAACCTGGTCAACTGCTTTGGCTTCTTTAAATAAAACTATCGAATGTAGTGATGCGGCTGCTTTAACTTCCGCGCAAGCGTTATTCCCAATCGCTTCAGATTTATGCGACAGCGATGTTTCGGATATTGTAAAAGTAAGCGGTGCGTTTGTAGCTTCGGCAGATTGCTCGAATGCGGGAACGTATACCAATACATGGACAGTGAAGGACGATTGCGGAAATACTTCTGATACTTTCACGCAAGTGATTACTATTGAAGATACTTCGGCTCCAAGTTGGTCAACTGCTTTGGCTTCTTTAAATAAAACTATCGAATGTAGTAATGCGGCTGCTTTAACTTCCGCGCAAGCGTTATTCCCAATCGCTTCAGATTTATGCGACAGAGATGTTTCGGATATTGTTAAGGTTAGCGGTACGTTTGTGGCTTCGGCGGATTGTTCGAATGCGGGAACGTACACCAATACCTGGACACTAAAAGACGATTGCGGAAATACCTCTGATACTTTCACGCAAGTGATCACAATTCAGGATACTTCTGCTCCAACATGGTCAACTGTTGTTTCTTCTTTAAATAAAACTACTGAATGCAGTGATGCGGCGGCTTTAACTTCCGCGCAAGCGTTATTCCCAATAGCATCGGATTTATGCGACAGCGATGTTTCGGATATTGTAAAAGTAAGCGGTGCGTTTGTGGCTTCGGCAGATTGCTCGAATGCGGGAACGTATACCAATACATGGACAGTGAAGGACGATTGCGGAAATACTTCTGATACTTTCACGCAAGTGATCACTATTCAGGATACTACAAAACCAACATTTATTGGAGAACTTCCAACAGATATTACTGTTTCTTGCGACGCTGTTCCTGAACCTGCAAATGTTGAGGCTACGGATAATTGCAATGGTAATTTACCTATCGTTTTTACTGAAATTAAAAGTGATATTGTAAACGGTTGTTCTACTAATTATACTTTAACACGTACATGGACCACTAGCGATTGTGGCAAAAATACAGCTACTTATACTCAGATTATAACAGTGATAGATACAACTGCTCCTACTGGAACAGCTCCTGCTGATGTGGCTAATTTACAAACGATTGCTGATATTCCGGCTGGAAATCCTGGTGATATCAAAGATGCTGCTGATAATTGCAGTAGTACTGTAGATATTACTGTAAGTGATTCTAATAATGGTGGAAGTGGTTGCGACGGAAATGCTTATATCTTAACCAGAACCTATACTTTGACAGATTGTGCAGGTAATAAAACCGAATTGAAACAAACTTTTACTGTCGAAAATAAAGTTTCGGTTTCGGGAGTTGCTTCGAATGTAACTTGTCTTGGAGGAAAAGATGGTTTAATCTTGGTTACGAATACTCCGGGATCGACTGTTGTTATTAGAAATGAAAATAATGAGGTTGTTGGTAATACTAATTTACCGGCAGGAACTTACACGCTTACAGCAACATCATCTGTAAATAGCGGTAGCGAAACTTGTTCTGCAACTGCAACGGTTGTCATTTCTCAGCCAACTTATACGGTTAAAATATCCGGACAAATTATAAATAAAGACACAAACACACCAATTGCAAATGTGCCTGTTACTTTGGTTCCGCAAGGTACTACGACAGGTCCTATTTTATTGCGCATAACAGGTGCCGATGGTTTATATAATTTCTCAGGCATGGTTGCCGGAAGTTATTTGGTTCAGGTTCAGGATGCCAACTTGAATAGTGCACACCAATTATATCCTATAGATTCAAGTTTGTTCTTTACTACACTTGAAGATTGTAAAATTCAGGAACATAATTTTGAATACGGAAAATCGACACTACCGGTTTTAGGAGATTATGTTTGGTATGACACTAATGGTAACGGAGTTCAGGATGAATGGTATGATGCTAATAATGATGGCATTGTAACTAAAAATATTCCTGACGGAAACGGAGCAATTGATTACAGCCAATGGGAATGGATTGACCTTAATGGTGACGGAAGTTATGCAGGACCATCAAATGTGGGAGAATTAAATGCCGGTGGTTTTGGAAATGCTTTGAATGCTAATGTTATTATTGATGGCCCTAACGGATATCATCAAGAAGTAATTATAGGTATTGAAGGATTCTGGAGAGACCTACCTGCTACTGCAAATCCTTACGGAGATTACACTATAAAACTGGTAAAAGATGCTAATCTTGATGCTGTTGCTGCGAATTTGGGAGCTTCTGGTATGGTAAAAGTTCTTCCTTCTATCAATGATAAAAAAGTAACTAATAAAACCGGAAAATCACAATTACATACAGTTTGCAGTACTACAAGTGGTGCTAGCGGCTATATTGTGACAATAACACCTGAAGATTTGGTTCATTTGGATGCTGATTTTGGAGTGAATTGTAAAGTTTTCTCTGATATTGTTGCCAATGATGATTCGGCAGGACCAATTGCGGGAGTTAATCATATCACGCCAAATGTTTTAAATGTATTGCCTAATGATACTCTTGAAGGTGTAGTTGTAAAAGCATCTGATGTTATTATTACGACCGTTACTCTAAATGAATTTTTAAAACTAAACGCAGATGGATCTGTAGATGTTTTAGCAAATGCGCCAAGCGGTACTTTGACATTGGTATATCAAATTTGTGAGGCTGATCAGACTACAAACTGTGATACTGCAACTGTTACGATTACTATTGTCGATCCTGCTCCTCCTACTCCGGTTGTCGCCAATGATGATGTGTACACTAACATAGGCTGTAACACTTTCGGGTTAGTTGGTAATGTTTTGATCAATGACTTTAAAGGTCTCACACGTGCATCATTAGAACTGGTAAACTTTACATTATTGAATTCAAATAATAATGCTAAAACAGATCCAAACATCACTTTTGATGCTTTAGGAAATGTAACAGTATCCAGTTTAACTCCGGCGGGAACTTATACTTATAACTATCAAATTTGTGATAAACTTAGTGCCGATAATTGTGATACTGCTACTGTAACCATAACGGTTGTACCAAATGGTATTGTAAACATCTCAAGCCAGGCTTGTAATGATGATTCGACTCTTATTGATTTACTTTCTCTATTACCTGAAAACACACCTTTGACCGGAGTTTGGATAGATGCTAATAATAGTAATACGATACAAGGAAATACTTTTAATGCACTTGGTTTAGCCCTTGGCAATTACACATTTGAATATAAAATAACAGATCAAAATTGCCCTAGAAGCATTTTACTGAATATGGAAATTAATGATGATTGTAAAGTATTGGCCTGCGGAAACGTTGTGGTACACAATGCCTTCTCTCCTAATGGAGACGGAATAAATGACGTTTTCAGAATTGATAGTATTGATGATACAACTTGTTATCCTGAAAATAATGTAGAGATCTACAATCGTTGGGGAATATTAGTTTTTGAAACTGATAACTATAATAATACAACCAACGCATTTGATGGAATATCAAGAGGAAGAACCACCGTTAAGCAATCTGACGGATTACCAACCGGAACTTATTTCTACATTATTAATTACAAATCGTTAGATGGAAATAATGTACTTCAAAATAATAAGAAAGATGGGTATTTATATTTATCTAAATAAAATCGATAGTAATAATAATATAATAATATCTACTATGAGAGCAAAATTATATTTCTTCGTCATAATGTTTGTGGGAGTTGCCGGTTATGCACAGCAAGATGCCCAATATACGCAATACATGTATAATACGATCGCAATAAATCCGGCCTATGCAGGATCACGAGGCGCTTTAAGTATTTTCGGACTGTACCGCACCCAATGGGTCGGACTCGACGGAGCTCCTGAAACCAGCAGTTTTTCTGTTAACACTCCCATCAGCAACAGCAATTTAGGAGTTGGAGTTTCACTGGTTAATGATAAAATAGGACCAACTAATGAGAATAATCTTTCAGTTGATCTTTCCTATACGATACAAACTTCACCCGATTTCAAATTGTCTTTCGGGATCAAGGGAACGGCCAATTTGTTCAATCTGGATATAAACAAATTAAATCCGGAGAGTCAGGGAGATCCGCAGTTTCAGGATCTTGATAATAAGTTTTCGCCCAACGTGGGAGCCGGTGTTTACTGGCATTCTGATAAGGCTTATATCGGACTATCTGTTCCTAATTTTATCGAAACCAACCGTTACGATGATAATGACATAGCCATTTTTAAGGATAAAATTAATTATTATTTAATGGCAGGTTATGTATTTGATCTTGATAAGCTTGAATACATCAAATTCAAACCTGCTGTTCTGGGTAAAATGGTCGAAGGGGCACCGCTTCAGGTAGATGTATCGGCCAACTTTATGTTCATGGAAAAATTTGTGGTGGGTGTCGCCTATAGATGGAGCGCCTCACTAAGTGCCATGGTAGGTTTCCAGATCACTGACGGACTTTATTTAGGATACGGTTATGATCGTGAGACCACCAACCTGAACAATTATAATTCAGGATCACATGAAATATTCCTGCGTTATGAGTTCTTTAAAAACAACGGTAAAATGACAACCCCACGTTTCTTCTAAAAATAATCACTATGAAAAATTATATACTTCTCTGCTTAATAATAATCTGTTTTTCTTCCGAGAGTTATGCCCAGGATTCCAAGGTTGCTGCCGGAGATAAAAAATACGACAATTATGCCTATATCGATGCCATTAAAACCTATGAACGCGTAGCCGAAAAAGGATACAAATCTGAGGATATGTTCAGGAAACTGGGTAATTCCTATTACTTCAATTCTGATTTTGATGGCGCTGCTAAATGGTATGGCGAATTATTTGCCATGAATACTGCTGTTGAACCTGAATATTATTACAGGTATGCACAATCCTTAAAATCAACTGGACAAATAGATAAGGCCAATAAAATCCTTGGTGAGTTCAATGCTAAATTTAAAAATGACAACAGGGGAAAATTGTACAAGGAAGATGTCAATTATCTCGATGAGATCAAAGCCAATTCAGGACGTTATACAATTGAAGATGCAGGAATTAACTCCAAGTATTCAGATTACGGATCTTTTGTATACGACAACAAAATTTATTTCGCATCGGCACGTGATACCGGAAACTTCTCGCAACGCAAACACAAATGGACAAATGAATATTTTACCAATTTGTATTTTGCCGATGTAGATCCGGCAACGGGAAGCAGTGCCAAAGTCAATAAATTCAAAACTTCCATCAATACCAAATTTCATGAATCTTCTCCGGTTTTCACCAAAGACGGAAAAACGGTTTATTTTACCCGAAACAATTATGCAAACGGCAAAAAAGGAAAAGATGACAACAAAATTACATTAATCAAAATATACAAAGCCACACTGGACAATAACGGAAAATGGGGAAACATCACAGAACTTCCTTTTAACAGCGACAACTATAGTGTGGGACATCCTGCGCTGAGTCCGGATGAGAAAACTTTGTATTTTGCTTCAGATATGCCGGGGACCATTGGACAATCTGATATTTATAAAGTAAGTATTAACGGAGAAAGTTATGGCCCGCCACAAAACCTTGGTAATACGATTAACACCGAAGGCAAGGAAACCTTTCCGTTTGTGACAAACGAAAACGAAATCTACTTTGCCTCAGACGGACATCCCGGACTAGGCGGACTCGATGTATTTGTGGGCAATATAGAAGATAACGGAACCATCAGCAATATTCAGAATGTGGGTGCGGATATCAATTCCCCTAAAGATGATTTTGCCTATATCATTGATCCGGTTTCCAGACGTGGCTATTTCAGTTCCAATAAAGATGGCGGACAGGGATCTGATGATATTTATAAATTTCTGGAAACCCGAAAATTACAATGCGTTCAGACACTCGAAGGTATCATTACCGATCTGAATACAAATGCCGTTTTACCGGGAACAAAAGTGACTTTATATGAAGGAACAACTATTAAAAATAGTACTGTATCAGACGCAAACGGCTATTATACTTTTGCCGTTGAATGTGGAAAAACCTATAATGTAAGAGCTGAAAAAGAAGAATACACCACAAGGGAAGTCAGTGTAACCATTGGAAAACTAACAGGAAAAACAAGCCTTCCGATCGCACTGGAAAAATCAACCTGTAAAGTCACCATTGGCGATGACCTTGGAAAATGTTTTGGCATAAAAATGATTTATTTCGATCTGGATAAATCCAATATCAGAACCGAAGCGGCTTTGGATCTGGAGAAAATCCTGGATGTACTGAACAACAACCCAACGATGAAACTCGATATCCGTTCTCATACTGATAGCAGGGCTACACATCAGTACAACGAAGCCTTATCCAACCGCAGGGCCAAATCGACCATTGACTGGCTGGTTAAAAACGGTGTTGCCAAAAACCGATTAACCGGAAAAGGATATGGTGAAACACAAATGGTAAATGGATGTTCTGATGGGGTTAACTGTTCTGAAGAAGAACATCAAATGAACAGAAGAAGCGAATTTATTATTATGGGATTATAAAAATTAAATTCTAAGCCCGAAGCCTCGGAATAAAAAATCCAAATTCCAATACGTCTATTTGTATTGAAATTTGGATTTTTTTATTTGGGATTTTTCCAGTTGTTTATCTTTAAAAAAAGTCGTCGCAAATCAAAGATTTGCAACGACTACTAAAAACCAACCAGTCCAATAATATTTAAATTTTAGCGAAGATATTCGTATAGTATTTTTTTCCTGTTTTCGCATCAGTTGTTACTGATAAACCAAAATGAGTAAAATCGCCTACGATATTTTCTTTATGTCCGGGGCTGTCAAGCCACGCTCTTACTGCTGCTTCAGAAGTTTTGTAATTGTAAGCAACATTCTCACCTACTTTTTTAGCTCCTAAAACGCTAATAATATTGTTCGAACGCGAAGTAAAATCATTATGATCCACAACATTGTTGGCAATCATATAATTATTATGCTCTTCACATTTAAACGAAATATGATTTATTTTTTCTAATGCATTTAAACCAATACTTACCCTGTAATCGTTGATAAGTTTCATGGTTTCGATCTCTGAATCGTTATACGCGTAGTTCGTAATCAGAGTTTCGGTTGTAGTACTATTGTCTGTTCCCTCGGCACTATCTGCAGAGCATGAGTTCATTGCAATAGAAATTACAACGAACATCATGGCACACATCATCTTTTTCATAATCAATAGCAGTTAAAATTAAAGTAAATGTTGGGGCAAATTCCTTAAAATATATTTTAAAAATAAATTGTCTCGTTTTTCTTATTCAAACGTATTCAATTTATCGGCAAACTGCAAAAATAATCGATGAAATACATATTTATTTATTTATTAAATATAAAATTCTTACAAACTAAGAAGATAATCGCTCAATCTTCCAGGAATAATCAGATTGGCTTTGGTAACGTATTCTGTCATGTAGTCTATTAGGTCTTCCCTGCCAAAATTCAACCTCTAAAGGAGTTACTAAATATCCGCCCCAATTTTCAGGTCTTGGAATTGATTTTCCTTCAAATTCTGCTTCCAGTTTCTTTAAATTTTCTTCTAAAAAAGTTCTCGACGGAATCACTTCACTCTGATGTGAAACAATCGCGCCCAACTTACTTCCTTCAGGACGGGAATCAAAATAACCATCAGATATATTCTCAGAAGTTTTTTGTGCAATTCCTTTTATAATAACCTGACGTTCCATTTCCTGCCAAAAGAAAGACAAACAAACATGAGGATTTGCCTCAATTGCTTTTCCTTTTTCAGATTTATAATTGGTATAAAAAATGAAACCTTCCTCCGTGAATTTCTTTAATAAAACCACTCTCGATTTCGGAAAACCATCTAATCCAATCGTAGAAACTGTCATAGCATTCACTTCTCCGCTTCCGCCGAAATCTTCGACTTCATGAAACCATCTGTTAAAAAGATTAATGGGATCTTCGGGAATATTGGTTTCTAATAATTCACTCTTTTCGTAAGATTTTCTATAATTGCTTAAATCATTCATGGAAATATATTTTAGATTTCTGATTTTAGATTTTAGATTTTTTTGGATGGCCTAAAAACTAAGAATACTTATTTATTATTTTAGATTTCTGTCCCGAAGTCTCGGGATAGATTTTAAATCAAAACTTCAATCACATTTACTTAGAACCTTAGCAACTTAGCACCTCATAATCTTAGAATTCAAAACTTCTCCCGTCATCGCCTAAAAGTACGTTTGGGAAAATTTCTGCAGCTTCTTCTTTAAAACGTTCAATGCCATCATATCGTGTAGAATAATGACCTAAAACCAAATGTTTTGCATTGGCTTTAAGGGCAATTTTCGCTGCTTCTTTGGCTGTTGAATGCAATGTTTTCAGTGCCAAAGGAGCTTCTGATTCTAAAAAAGTAGATTCGTGATA encodes:
- a CDS encoding PorP/SprF family type IX secretion system membrane protein, whose protein sequence is MRAKLYFFVIMFVGVAGYAQQDAQYTQYMYNTIAINPAYAGSRGALSIFGLYRTQWVGLDGAPETSSFSVNTPISNSNLGVGVSLVNDKIGPTNENNLSVDLSYTIQTSPDFKLSFGIKGTANLFNLDINKLNPESQGDPQFQDLDNKFSPNVGAGVYWHSDKAYIGLSVPNFIETNRYDDNDIAIFKDKINYYLMAGYVFDLDKLEYIKFKPAVLGKMVEGAPLQVDVSANFMFMEKFVVGVAYRWSASLSAMVGFQITDGLYLGYGYDRETTNLNNYNSGSHEIFLRYEFFKNNGKMTTPRFF
- a CDS encoding OmpA family protein, which codes for MKNYILLCLIIICFSSESYAQDSKVAAGDKKYDNYAYIDAIKTYERVAEKGYKSEDMFRKLGNSYYFNSDFDGAAKWYGELFAMNTAVEPEYYYRYAQSLKSTGQIDKANKILGEFNAKFKNDNRGKLYKEDVNYLDEIKANSGRYTIEDAGINSKYSDYGSFVYDNKIYFASARDTGNFSQRKHKWTNEYFTNLYFADVDPATGSSAKVNKFKTSINTKFHESSPVFTKDGKTVYFTRNNYANGKKGKDDNKITLIKIYKATLDNNGKWGNITELPFNSDNYSVGHPALSPDEKTLYFASDMPGTIGQSDIYKVSINGESYGPPQNLGNTINTEGKETFPFVTNENEIYFASDGHPGLGGLDVFVGNIEDNGTISNIQNVGADINSPKDDFAYIIDPVSRRGYFSSNKDGGQGSDDIYKFLETRKLQCVQTLEGIITDLNTNAVLPGTKVTLYEGTTIKNSTVSDANGYYTFAVECGKTYNVRAEKEEYTTREVSVTIGKLTGKTSLPIALEKSTCKVTIGDDLGKCFGIKMIYFDLDKSNIRTEAALDLEKILDVLNNNPTMKLDIRSHTDSRATHQYNEALSNRRAKSTIDWLVKNGVAKNRLTGKGYGETQMVNGCSDGVNCSEEEHQMNRRSEFIIMGL
- a CDS encoding CAP domain-containing protein; protein product: MKKMMCAMMFVVISIAMNSCSADSAEGTDNSTTTETLITNYAYNDSEIETMKLINDYRVSIGLNALEKINHISFKCEEHNNYMIANNVVDHNDFTSRSNNIISVLGAKKVGENVAYNYKTSEAAVRAWLDSPGHKENIVGDFTHFGLSVTTDAKTGKKYYTNIFAKI
- the pdxH gene encoding pyridoxamine 5'-phosphate oxidase — translated: MNDLSNYRKSYEKSELLETNIPEDPINLFNRWFHEVEDFGGSGEVNAMTVSTIGLDGFPKSRVVLLKKFTEEGFIFYTNYKSEKGKAIEANPHVCLSFFWQEMERQVIIKGIAQKTSENISDGYFDSRPEGSKLGAIVSHQSEVIPSRTFLEENLKKLEAEFEGKSIPRPENWGGYLVTPLEVEFWQGRPNRLHDRIRYQSQSDYSWKIERLSS